In Mytilus edulis chromosome 3, xbMytEdul2.2, whole genome shotgun sequence, the genomic window ttgatcGCTGAACAATAAATAATCAATTCTTGTTATTAACTTATTTCCTGCGGTATATTGGGTAGTTAAAATAGTCGCGTGCAGTCAATTAAGATATTTTCAATCTATGTTCAGAAGTTTACCTGTTAAAAACCCTTTTATACTGAATTATCTGAAAAGCCACTGATCATAAGTGCATTGACGCCCTGTCAAATGACTATCCGGTACTGAATTTGCAACAAAAAGTGtctgaaaagtaccaaaaactcAAAGCAGTATTTAACGCTTTTAATATCAGACTTTTCAGATAGTGCTCAGATTCAAAAGACCATTAAAGATTAAATTCGTTTCTTTGCGATTTAATTAAATATCGATATTGTAACGTGATCGAGGGGAGGTCAACACCGACACAGACGGACGGATATAGCCATCTATGGCACGACCATATATCCTGTGGTAAATTCCCAGTAACTAAATAATACggtatttatatatacaagtttattaACAAATGTACATAACTTCAGACACATTGACAAAGTAAGCTACAAAGTTTAagcatataaactttaaatacaaGTCCTCCAGAATCTAACTGATTCAAGACTTCAGGGAATACACATCCTTACAGTATCACAGCTGATACACAATCTGCCAGTCTCGTGACCAACTGACCTTATCATAGAGTTTAATTACTTCATCTCTAGACAAACAAATAGGCATAGCTAATTTTATTATCCTACACACCAGGACATCGTTTCTGGTCTTAATCACATCTGACAGTtcaactttaactgcagataatAAACTAGCAACTTGTCAAATTAGCCTTGCGTCATTAATTTTCTCTGTACAcaaaataaacagttataaagccaaactaactagaggtcaatatttacaaaacattaaaatattacatTGCCTCCTTCTTTGAAAAACATGTGTCtcacatgtaaacaaaaataactttAACTTATTAAAGTATAGAAAactacttttcaaaaataaaacaaaaatacgcaATAAAAATATACGAAAAATCAAACTAGatcaaaaaataatttcaacattttaacaataaaataaatcaattaactcaatcataattatgaaaacaggcaatgttcatttcaattttaaatgttcataacttCAACAAAGTTCTAATCAGGTACGTATCTGTTGGGTGGACGTTTCACACGATGACCGCGACCGTATTTAATATTGTCCGTTGGAAAATTAGACATATCGCACTGTTCATTTTCACTCAATTCAATGTCAGACTCAATGTTATGTTCTTCAATTGCGGTAGCGCGAGACTCGGTGTCTCTTTGAATTACAGTTTTAATTAGCCAATTGTCAAAATCTCCATGATATGGTTAAGTCTGTTGTAATGAACAACTCTTGGTTTTGACGATTCTAACTTTTGAATCCGGTATACGAAGTCACTAATACTGTTTGTGTTAAAACTGGATAAATGTTCTGGAATATCTTCTCTTGACGAATCTCGAAAACAAGCTGACTCGTTAAGTACGGTTACTGCTTCACATGGCGTTTCAATAGTTTGTTCATACACCTTAACAGACTTATCTGTTGCGTTCAAATCTGGAATCGGAACGACATCTGATGATGAATTAACTACCGTTTTAGCCAACATGAGCTGATGCTTCTCCACAAATTTATCTGAAGCTACTAACATACTACAATCTTGAGCATAACCAATATCCATAACTTTCCCCGGAATAATCTGGTCGACACCCGGCGGAATAACTGTTGTCTCTGACACAGCAACCCGACAACATCGCACACCTTGTGTATTAAATACTGCACAAGATATCTGTTCTTTGTTAACAGTCATTGTATTGTTAGCCACATCAATGcaacacatattttgtttcatgaaGTCATAACCGATTATGCTGTCTATATCTGCATCTATTTCAGCTACCCACACATCGTGTTTTAAAAGTGTCCTTCCGATTTGAACGTTCATTTGACCTATTCCTCGGACTTTTAGTGGTTGACCGTCGGCAAGTTTCATGTTTGTTTGTGTTGGACGCAACACTACTTTGTTTTTATCGGACAGAGAATTGTATACCTTATCGTTCAAAATTGTCACATTTGCACCTCTATCTACTAAACATTGAACGTTTGTACCTTGAAATTTACCAGGAATATACATTTCTCCACCGTCACTCGCAACGTTACCTGTTCTAACTCTGTCTTTTTGTTGATAATTCACGTTACGTTTGTCATCGTTAGGACAATTTCTTCTAATATGGCCTGTCTCTCCACAAGTCCAACATCCTCTTTTTCCCggtttgttgttattattgttaaatCCGCGTCTCTGTTGACTCATATCGCTCTTCAGAAACTGAAGCTCACGTCGAAGTTCTTCTACCACATCAGTCAGTGTTTTTATTTGACCAGACACTTCTGAACCATCCGAAATAGCAAAATTTCGAACACTTGAAGGTTTGTCCCTCTGTTTATCCGCAATATAAAAAGCTTCAAGCTCAACAGCCAACTTAACTGCTTCATCGAGTGTCTTTGGGTGAGCTTGATGTATACGCAACCGTGTATCCGCGTCATCTAATGCATCAATGAAATGATCTCGGCTCAACATCTCTTGTAGTTCCAGCTGAGCATTGGGATATGCTTTACGGCTTAGTCTCTTTATATGTTGCGCCAATTCAGGCAATTCTTGATCTCTTCTTTTACGGATATTCTTAAGCTGCACACGGAAAAGCTCTGTTCTGTTTTCGGTTCCAAATCTACTTGTTAATGCAGCACAGATCGATTGATAATCTTTACGCTTCATCGGTTCAATATCGGCTAAAACACTTTGCGCATTCCCACTTAGACTTGTCGTAAGAAACATTGCTTTCTGATTATCCGTCCAACAATTTAATTCAGATATCATTTCAAACTGAATTTTGTAATCTTCCCAAGGAACAGAACCATCATATTTTGAGGGTGGGACAACTGGCTTTTCAATTTTCATACGTTTGGATGCATGCGATCCTTGATTACCAAAAGGTTGGAACACGGATGGAATCGGCGATCTTCTCGGAGTCGGAGCACTTGAAATTTCTTCCTGAAGAGTTTCATACTCTTTGGTTAAACGCTGAATTTCTCTTTGGGTTTCAATCATTCTAGGCGTTGATAACACAGTTGAACTTAATCCTATTCCCGTATCCATTGATACTTTAGGTCTTGCACCTCCGAAATAGATTTCTTTATCAGAAGAATCACGTTTATccattttataacaatttaattacAGTTACTTTATTTACACACAAGAAATATTTAATCCTCTCACACAAATTTATCGGACTATTACTATAAATCCCTGAATATTATTAATCCATGTTAATaatatcccaccgctgccaccaaaaaAATGTAACGTGATCGAGGGGAGGTCAACACCGACACAGACGGACGGATATAGCCATATATGGCACGACAATATATCCTGTGGTAAATTCCCAGTAACTAAATAATACggtatttatatatacaagtttattaACAAATGTACATAACTTCAGACACATTGACAAAGTAAGCTACAAAGTTTAagcatataaactttaaatacaaGTCCTCCAGAATCTAACTGATTCAAGACTTCAAGGAATACACATCTTTACAGTATCACAGCTGATACACAATCTGCCAGTCTCGTGACCAACTGACCTTATCATAGAGTTTAATTACTTCATCTCTAGACAAACAAATAGGCATAGCTAATTTTATTATCCTACACACCAGGACATCGTTTCTGGTCTTAATCACATCTGACAGTtcaactttaactgcagataatAAACTAGCAACTTGTCAAATTAGCCTTGCGTCATTAATTTTCTCTGTACAcaaaataaacagttataaagccaaactaactagaggtcaatatttacaaaacattaaaatattacaatatgcTAACCAGTCGCACACAGCCCAGTAGACTGCAtttctatgttgacatgaattataattgatatggtcataaatATAAACTATCCGTTTACAAAATTTGGAATCTTTCGATTTTCTACCACAATAGATTTCCATAACCGTATTTTGCAAAGCTTTCGGAATGTTAGGCCCTCAATAAAAGCATTTCAGCTTCTTACTGTATTTGTAAATTTGAGTGGTACTGATCGAGTCTGGCGTACATAATTTGAAACCGGGTATTTATTTATGACGAGTTTACCTACACtttaaaattacataatttttgTAAGACTCCCTTTTCAAACGAAAAGAAAAATGAATGTAAAATCTGATTGAAAAGTAGATTTGAACGATTAGACCTTTCATGCAGCTATCGAAAATTATTGTGCACCATATATTTGATAGATTGAATAGTGATCTTCTTCCAGTGTCATTTGAAGACTAGAAATACGGGTAAAAGGTTCCAAATATAATTGCACATATACAATGGGacacaaattttcaaataaaaattgcCATCATTCAAAATTGGATTTATTTTTACACATACTAATTGTAACAAGACGATATTTCATAATACAGGGAAACATCATACAAGTATAATTTTGTTCATAGATATTGATACAATATAATTGTGCATAAAACTGAAGTAGATACACATCCATGTTCATTTTTCTCTATATCGAGGTTAGCTCCTAACTACTTGTATCCTACTGCCTGTCTATACTTTTAATTTTGGCAGTGCGAAAACCATGTCTTCTTTCACTGTCCATGACGTTTCttatttatcaaaggtaacaggattataattgaatacgccagacgcgcatttcgtctacacaagacccatcagtgacgctcagatcaaaatagtttaaagccaaacaagaacaagaataaagttgaagagcattggggaccaaaaattccaaaaatttgtgccaaacacggctaaggttatctattcctgggataggaaaatcGATCAAGGCATTTCATTTTCTTACAGTATTGGTTCTATAAAttagttttgtaacaggaaatttattaaaataaccatataattgatattcagtgctgactactgggctaaaatactaaatccctgggatgtgtttcatttgattttagtctctggtgCATGAAtcttaattaattatttttggcTTTTAGCTagatttcagtaactgcgagtactctaaaatctaattttcttgttaatttgacctgtagATGCAATTtgtaatggtgtttttttttgtcaatttatgtTTGCTAATTTAGAGTTATATCTTGTTTCTCTATTTTTAAtatatcaaattgagaatggaaatgggtagtCTATACCAGCTAAACCAGTGTTTGGTATGACTATAAACTTTCACTTCTGTTCTCGTACCaggaacaacaaaattattttttatcatatatatatttccgTTCTCCATTTAtactgtataccttacaacaacaatattttcatttacctgtgtacattattCTATTTGGCGGCATTTTCTACAAGGTTAcggtttttttctgtaatggttTAACATCTAACTTTGAtcttattgattttgtatttactttgtgtcatagataaaaacaaaatcgtCATGCGTATGTTTCttgtgtcttttgattgagtaatTCTAAAGTATGTCTtcctatgttgtgatgttacacttttgtttcagataagggtgaaggttggtaccgtTAAAAACGTTAAAACCCACTATatgtgtttgcacctgtccttagtcaaagatctgatgttcagtagttgtcatttgttgatgtggtttataagtgtttctgttttctggttattttttttaataagtttgatcATAGGTTTGAAagtttttatactagtaattttgggaaaTTCTAAAGCTtcctgttcggtttgagccagtCTTACttttgaagactgtactttgaactataaggttttacttttacaaattttgatttgatggagagttgtcatattggcactcataccacatcttcttatatctgcatataaatatataaaacttaaatatgtgtgcggtttttttttttaattgtcatttaaatgtATACAATGTCTTTTAATCTTGTTATAACATCATTATCTTTGATCAGCAACGTTGCACAAATCTTAAAAccttttttaaatacatacatgtgaCGTGGGTCTGATTCGACTCTTGTTCAATAAAACTCAAATTTAATCTTAAATGCAAAAAAACGCTTGAAGAATTGTGGAACTTTCACAGAAACAAACAGTTGAACATTCAACAACTGGTAGGCAAATGTGTGTGTAACATTCCTTCCTTATCTGAAGCCCAGGGCTTATTTAAACATTGGTCGCTGTGGCATTTTTGTGTCAAAACTTTCAAAAAGATTCAATATTAAACTACATGAATCTACTTCTATTCAATAAGTTTTATATAAAGTCATGAACAGAAAAATAGCACAAGCTGTTCGGAAACGCAtttatcatggttttttttttacataatttgttGAATCATCTGTCATGTTCAATAGATACTGTCAATCGGGATTTCCGctcatttttatttctttttcacgCTTCTTGGAgacttttttgtactttttagaGACGTTTTCTTGCTTTTCGGAGATTTATCCTTTTTAGAAGACGCCATTTTGGGGGCAgccttttttttggaaaattttgacGACATTTTATTTCCCTTTTCTTTATCTTTCtttatcttcttttctttttttgcctTGACTTTCTGTGCCTTTTTCTCATCTTTTTTCTTCTGTTTGTCTTCCTTTTTTTTGTCTCCATCATCGTCATCCTCTTCTTGCttatctttctttttcttttttgtgtctTTCTTTCTCTTGAAACTACCACCAACGCCTGCTCCACCATCATCATCTCCACTATCATCATTCTCTTGGttatctttcttttctttctctttctttgtcttctttttgtctttctttttcttGAAACTACCACCACCGCCTCCTTCGTCATCATCATCTCCACTATCATGATCCTCTTTAGCTTTATCGTCATCTTCTTTacctttaattttcttttttaccttctctttaaaaataaataaaacttctGCATTATTAATGAATTATCTTTATCTAAAGGAATCCAGTCCAAAATTTGACTTAAACAAGGTTGAAATATgtactttatattatttttacaccattgtctatgtcattttggGATACTAACTATTCAAATGTCCAACCAAGGACTCATTTACCAAAGATTCGTATGCAGAGATTGTGAAAAACAACGAAAATGCAAGTGTTTAAAAAAAGATGATTGTATTTGGTAAAACATTTAGGAaatttggtcctcgatgctcttcaattttgttctttattttgcctttttagtttttttggattcgagcgtctctgataagtctttttttttagacgaaattcGTCTCCGCCGTATATACAAAATTGTATCATCATGTAATGTGTTTTCGtacaaataacaattttcactgcttacggttttcactgttgagtttttattcaggtgtttactcaaatttaaaaagcatgtcctggggattgattttaggtatctagtatttttgtcaatgattactacatttttttttgtttctgattactttgcgattttttttatgtaaaaaaaacggcgtcatatgttttcgtatgaaagAAAAATTGAATTAGTACACGGACAGGAAATGACTACAAATCCGGAAATTAATATTTTCTAAAGTCGTGGTTCTGGTGATcgcttgaatcataaaaaaaggtATTAAATACTTTTCAGTACTAAAAATCACTAGTAAATCGTTTTAGGTTGGTGTTTCGTGTgctgaaatttttagattttgattaatttcagattggcacctggtttgtacaaaatacattatttttttctaaaataaagtgcagtttttcaaaatttaggattaaatataaaaagttaagactgttttcatcttcatgtatcaaggatgtatagaaaaaaattgtcagtgaaatattgaataattagattttgaacaaccattttataGAAGAACCCTGCTAATTTTAACTCGCTGGTTTGTAATCAAaacggcaaaaaaaaaaaaacacatcacagTCATATGTTTTAAAGATCCGGTGTCTGACTTGCAAAAAACATATCTGGACTTTATTTTAACCCTTTAGAATTTTTTTCcacaactattctagtgatgcatatttttgtcattaattaaaaatggctaaataggtcagttttattcaatttgttctaacgtcttaaaaaagcgacgttgaatatgttttaaatatgtcAAGTTGTAGTGGTGTTGTTTTTCTAAATATAGAAACCGAAAAACACGCCACAGTGTACGCGTATGCAGTCGAAACCGACGTAATGTGgttgatacgaaaacatatgatatacgaaaacatatgacacgacgCTTTATTTTCTTCAGAATggatttgcaatttttttaagtCAGTAACTCGATAGTAGGGTTAAATTATTGCCAGGTAGGTACGTATCCAGTCATGACATATTACGGGTGAATTGTTTAGGAAAATTACTAACCATTTGTTCTCGATGCAGgtaaaaaattgttatgaaaataaCCAATCTCAAACCCTGTTTTAATCAAATATcgcttttttctgtttttctgtattagttgtgtgttgtttgttgtcaaatttcatttatttttctatacTCGGAATTTCTACTCATgaatattcaaagtcaatatcTCAGCAAACAGCATAATAATTGAACATGTTCAAATGAAAGGAGGATGCAAGATCAGAGTCCAAATTATACAACGTATTGACCTTGACCCTTTGTTCATATGGTTCAATTTTCACTAATTAAGTCCCTATGTGTCTCACTAAatgtaacataacaaaaatccgAACTGCAAGTTGAATTCAATTGGAGGTCCTTTATCGAATAGTCAAATTAAAAtatcatacacatcaaacgaaatgaAAACAAcggtcatatacctgacttgttacaggcatttcctGATGTGGATTTAAACTGgtattatagctagctaaacatctcgcTTGAATGATAGTCGCATTGAATTCCATTCTATtgaaaacaatgtgtgaacaaaacaaacaggtcaaaaataggggtacaacagtcagcAGTGTGATATAATCTTAATCcctataaaacaaatatgtgatcaaagaaaaaacaaaaagacatgtGGACAAAACACATAAGcaaaaaatgaaatgacaaatttaataatttacaaagaacACCATGACCCGTAACTATGATGTTAAACAATGCCAATACCTAGAaactatacttcaagaccattatGCATTGTTcatgaagttgatacggaatatttaccaATAAGGTCTTGCTATCTTCCAATGAAATTTtgttagaaaaaggacgagacattactgctcagacactggtgacgttttataaaatttgggaaGCAGCTgaaagctcttgaataccgaatgagttgagaaacatatatatcccatatgcaggttgGACTATTGTTATTAAGGTGGGAGAAATTAATAACTTCAAATCGTTTCGTCTGTTATACATTCTAGTACTGAAATGACcacttatgtcaaattcgaggtataagtcttaAATGAGGCGGAGAAAGCCGCGATGTTGTTTCTTTAATATCTAGTCGGTGAGGATATATTCATTGAATCCAATCAGAAAAAaatcggattgttaatggaaacaATCATCAATATATTCTAATGTGAAATGAAATGACCTGGCttcttttatctttttgtttttgataagtgTTTGGAGGAACTCCGATACATCTAAAAATAATGAGAGGTCGACAAAAAGAGGCGAACAGTTCATCCTCATAGGACTGTTCCTCATACCTGTTCAGACGAgttatgatgatttttttagcATTtctatctgagcgtcactgatgagtcttatgtagatgaaacgcgcgacTATgcgttttaaattaaaatcatgcTACTTTTGacaatattctaaattttgatctgagcgtcactgatgagtcttatgtagacgaaacgcgcgtctggcgtataaaatcataatcctggtacctttgatactatTGTAAATAAATCGTCACCCTCCCCATTTCGAAATTTAAACTTGATGATAAACAAATAACTACGGGTGAATTTGTTCTGCAAAGTTACGACTTATGGTATATGAGAAATACTACGGACATGAAGAATAACCTCGTCTTGGGGACTTAGTAACCTTTCCACGTCTTGTAATGTTTGGTGCAAGAAGAAAGCTTTGTTTGGGAGGCTTGATTACCTTTCCGCGTGTTGTAATGTTATTTACAAACCCATTTATTTAGCATTTTTTCGAATTAAAAATTTACTAATCAAACATGATTTGGGATTTTTATTTATGCTTGGTTTGAATGTGAATATTTTTAATTGCAGACCTTAAGCAGATTTGTATATGACGCTATTAACATGACGtcgcttttttttctttttttttttgtaatactttatctctcttttatatattcaaactAGTTGCTTCAGTTTACCCTTGAAAAATCGTTGTCTATAAACTAGGGATGTCAACTCTGTGAATATTTACTAATCGTTTACTCGTTGGATTTATCGAGCGATTTCTCAGGTAAATAACAGTTCTGATGATGTAAATATACGCTCTGGCGGTACAGAGGTTGGAGATGACTAAGCGTAGCTAAAAGTGTAAGCCTTGGAAAAACGCACTTGTTCATATATCCTATATGTACTTCTGTtttgagaaattttaaataatagttAATCGCAAATATTTGaatcgttttttaattttatcaattttgctTGATATCTAATTTTCCGGGAGGCGTTCCCAATAAACATAGTTTTTTGTATAAACTTGATAAAGCAACAGCTAGCATTATTACAGGAAACCAATCAGTCGAGTATCATTTTGATAatcgatactcgagtactcgttgacatTCCTACTATAAACCGATGATATCAAGTTCAGTGCGGAAGGCTCGTATATTAGAACTAACCTTAATTAGGTAATTCCAGACAAAAATTTGAGCCAGAAATAAAAATTGCTAGAAAGGACAACAAAATTTTGACCAATACTTTACCCCGTCTAACTATATAACATACTTTTAACGTGCTTGACATATTTCATTGGGTCTCCTGTCTTGCACATTGCACATGGACACTCTGGTATAATGTAAGCAATGCCTATACCCACTGGATCCTCCTGCTCACAAGCATTTAGGATAGATGTCTGCATGAGTCTTAACAAAACCATCATTATAATCTGAAATATATAGTTAATGTATTGTAAAATAGTATACGGGTCCTTCCTGAGTTTTGTCACAATCTCAATAGAATCATCAAAACAATCTAAAATGATCGTAAATTGAACATCAGTACATTCATTACAAGACATTTTCAATGGAGGGTATAACTATATTGACAAACTTCAATAAAATGCTTTTTCATCTTATATCACACAAATTGGTTCCCACGAAAGTAATTGAATCGACAGTATACTTCAAGTGTTTTAATTTGTTGTGTACTACATGTCAtaagaaatacatatatattcaagcccaacatgcttttttttttggttcttaaGATCAGTAAATGTAAACTTCATGCATTGGAGGTTTTTGTTTATCATAAATtcccgagggtataaccagcccagtagtctacacttcggtgttgacatgaatatcaattatatggacatttttataaatttccagttttctcaaatatgaatttttaaaaaaaaaatagattttaataatCCCAGGCATTTataaccttagtcgtatttggaagaactttttggaaatttttgggtcctcaatgctcttcaactttctaaatgtttggctttatacctattttgaactgagcgtcactgattagtttTATGTAGACGTAAGGCGCATTTAATTAAAGGCCAAGTACTTTTGATATCTATTAACCTATGTTGTTATAGGTTCACAACTATGTAATAACATAAGATTACTAAAATAAGCAATGGCCTCAGACTATCACAAAAACCCTCCAAAGATTCAAGTCTTATATATTACAACAAGCTTTTTATAACCGGATTTTCGACCCCCTCCTTTTTTCATCCCATAGTTATAATACGAGATCATGGAAATTGCTCACATTAAAACATACACATAGTGTGGGGAtggtattaaattaataaacCCTCAATTATTCAATATACAAGCAAAACAATTGTTTGagtttttcaaattaattttaataaaagattatATAACATAAGAGATGAAATTAACCCGATATTATGATTAATCTTAAGAATTTTGAAACTTATGAAATGTATTCTTCATTGCTTCCTGTTCTTGCCTTTTTTACTTTCAAGATAGCTCAAATCTGTTCATCCGTCTCGACGTATTATTGTTGTCTTTACAGCCAAAGGGTTTGCAGTAACTACCAACCTATAATTCTACGTCAGTAATTTTGCCTTTACAACCGTATGGTTTTGCAGTTCTCAGTTCACGTATCCAGTAGTATTTTCTTTGACTACGGAAAGTACTtgatacatggttagatttattCTAGGAACTCGTCTCTCCTAAAATCAGGATCTTAAGTTATTTAATCAATCACTGTGCTGTTACTGTATTGTTGAAGCTAGTAGCGTTAGTGTAAATCGCTACAAATATCCATATGGATCTATCCGTATCCAGTCGCCATCAGATTTGCATTTACAACCGTAGTGTTTGCAGTTCACAGTTCTCGAATTCAATAGTCTTCTCATTGAATACGGAAATTTCTTTCTAGGAATTCGTCTCCCctttaatcaaaatcaaaagttatttcAATCAATCACTGTTACTGTACTGTTGAAGCTAGAAGTCTACGTGTAGATCACCacaaatatctatatatatctagTAACCGTTACTTCGGAAACTCGTGTACTCTGGATTTGTATGTTATCTTTAGTCCCAGAGTTTGATGTAAAAAGCTGTTACGAACTGTCATTATCTGTATTGCAATCCAATTTCGAAATGACACTCCGATATCGTTACAAAACGAGATgaaaaatctttttcaaaaatgttacTCCAACATGGTTACAAGACTAAATTAAAATCCCAGtcgttacaaaaaaaaaaaaagtaaaaacacaaaaatactgaactccgaggaaaattcaaaaaggaaaatcaaaaatcaaaaggcaaaatcaaaagtccaaacac contains:
- the LOC139515143 gene encoding uncharacterized protein — protein: MCITIDVDEDGREKLGLAGTALGGILAFFGFILMILAGFIKINIDDKLVLMRGYDPDVLPSFLLTVGIIMFVTNLVMAKVCYDSGYPETRGRFQNLLILFLLYLFVIIWFIFAASMLCFSHSSEIKDSLKDGITKMMNVYHNEPKAKLLIDRLQLDYHCCGSEKHEEWYAIGWMNMKYININNPETKKKLVEGKVVTDSVPFSCCDYLSPRPCIHHDIKDDNLHKKNTDTLSKRGCSHILMNYFDNVVLLPSGYAILMAFFVQIIMMVLLRLMQTSILNACEQEDPVGIGIAYIIPECPCAMCKTGDPMKYVKHVKKKVKKKIKGKEDDDKAKEDHDSGDDDDEGGGGGSFKKKKDKKKTKKEKEKKDNQENDDSGDDDGGAGVGGSFKRKKDTKKKKKDKQEEDDDDGDKKKEDKQKKKDEKKAQKVKAKKEKKIKKDKEKGNKMSSKFSKKKAAPKMASSKKDKSPKSKKTSLKSTKKSPRSVKKKFKVELSDVIKTRNDVLVCRIIKLAMPICLSRDEVIKLYDKVKIYFGGARPKVSMDTGIGLSSTVLSTPRMIETQREIQRLTKEYETLQEEISSAPTPRRSPIPSVFQPFGNQGSHASKRMKIEKPVVPPSKYDGSVPWEDYKIQFEMISELNCWTDNQKAMFLTTSLSGNAQSVLADIEPMKRKDYQSICAALTSRFGTENRTELFRVQLKNIRKRRDQELPELAQHIKRLSRKAYPNAQLELQEMLSRDHFIDALDDADTRLRIHQAHPKTLDEAVKLAVELEAFYIADKQRDKPSSVRNFAISDGSEVSGQIKTLTDVVEELRRELQFLKSDMSQQRRGFNNNNNKPGKRGCWTCGETGHIRRNCPNDDKRNVNYQQKDRVRTGNVASDGGEMYIPGKFQGTNVQCLVDRGANVTILNDKVYNSLSDKNKVVLRPTQTNMKLADGQPLKVRGIGQMNVQIGRTLLKHDVWVAEIDADIDSIIGYDFMKQNMCCIDVANNTMTVNKEQISCAVFNTQGVRCCRVAVSETTVIPPGVDQIIPGKVMDIGYAQDCSMLVASDKFVEKHQLMLAKTVVNSSSDVVPIPDLNATDKSVKVYEQTIETPCEAVTVLNESACFRDSSREDIPEHLSSFNTNSISDFMIMMVLLRLMQTSIGNACEQEDPVGIGIAYIIPNCPCAMCSTGDPMKYVKHAKKKIKNKKKPKDESENDNSPEESDDDARGGGGGGGGGGGGGGGGGGGDSDGGDDDGGKKKKKKDKEKEKQDKKDKKKEKKEEKKAKKSKKKEEKKAKKEKKKSKKAEKKKAKASKKKKSPKAKKKPKAKKKSPKRKTKRRK